Proteins found in one Primulina eburnea isolate SZY01 chromosome 16, ASM2296580v1, whole genome shotgun sequence genomic segment:
- the LOC140817352 gene encoding uncharacterized protein, whose product MVKMMRRRRRRREEFSFMCGEGDTSPIAAEDAFFNGKIRPVFPLFNRDLFFSGDEPDSLQLESLPSKPPVKNVFVETRASGEMTSSSTRNDDILGPCCEWSNRKAVEVSPETCKKSNSTGFSKLWRFKDLMGRSNSDGRDTFVFLNNGGSPPKKVDNFSAGVKVTAVKARKGGKSQTASLSAHEVYLKSKAKDGEKRRSYLPYRPELMGFFTNANSGLSKNIHPF is encoded by the coding sequence ATGGTGAAGAtgatgaggaggaggaggaggaggagagaAGAATTTTCTTTTATGTGTGGAGAAGGAGATACTTCCCCGATAGCGGCGGAGGATGCTTTCTTCAACGGCAAGATCAGACCGGTCTTCCCATTATTCAACCGGGATTTGTTCTTCTCCGGCGATGAACCCGATTCCTTGCAGCTCGAAAGCCTGCCATCGAAACCCCCGGTGAAGAATGTCTTCGTGGAGACGAGGGCCAGCGGGGAGATGACGTCATCCTCGACGAGGAATGACGACATCCTCGGGCCCTGTTGCGAGTGGTCGAACAGAAAGGCGGTGGAGGTATCGCCGGAGACCTGCAAGAAGAGCAACTCAACCGGGTTCTCAAAGCTGTGGCGATTCAAGGACCTAATGGGGAGGAGCAACAGCGATGGGAGGGACACGTTTGTTTTCTTAAACAACGGTGGCTCTCCGCCGAAAAAGGTAGACAATTTCTCCGCCGGCGTGAAGGTTACGGCGGTGAAGGCGAGGAAGGGCGGCAAGAGCCAAACCGCGTCGTTGTCGGCTCATGAAGTGTATTTGAAGAGCAAGGCCAAAGATGGAGAGAAGCGGCGGTCGTATTTACCATATCGGCCGGAGTTAATGGGCTTTTTCACAAATGCTAATAGTGGGCTCAGTAAAAATATACATCCCTTCTAA